CCAACCGTATGAATTCACTCGTTGCTCTAACGCGCCCGTCAACGTGGGTTTGGAAGCAGCGATCCGCGCTCCGGCTCCGGCCCATTCCTTTCCTAAACGTGTGGCGTGGCCTCCTCTTAATTGGCATCGTCGAGAATTGTCATCCTCACATCTCTTCTCCCCGCTGGCTGCTTCCTCGCTCGCTGTCACGGGAGCTGGAGGGAGACTTTTCTGCTGCTTCGCTTCCTCGCTCGGTCGTCCGGCACCTACTGGTTGCTTGCTTGCTTTGGGATCCGCGTTGGAGAACAGAAAATCAAATACCCCGAGCGATTTTATCTTTGCTCTGCCGGTGGGAGATCGGGCCGTAGAGACGAGGAATCCGATACTGAGAATTTGGCTGGCATCGATCGAGGTAAACCCACTATCAGTTCTTGGTCCTGCCCATGAATTCTCGCCCTGTTCTTGCCGACTAGGGTATGTTGGATAACAGAGGACGCGATCATGTAGAATTCTCGATGCATATGGTCTCTCCAACCCTAGCTGCCCACTGATTCCACATGCCAGATGCTTTGCAGTGGTGGAGGACTAATTTGAGAGACGAATCCCCAATCCAACACGGAGGAGGGCATTGCTATTTGTTAACCCAACTCGTTTCCTGCAGCTACTGAGAAGAGGAGGCCGGAGACGACGGGGGCCATGGAGAGCGAGCAGGTGAAGCGGCGGTTCGGGCGGTGCCCCTACTGCCGCGCCATGATCTACCAGGACCCGCAGGCCGTCATCTACTACTGCAGCAAGTGCCGCACGCCCATCCGAGGCAAGAACCCGGAGCCCACGGACGACACCGAGTACTCGCTCGCGCAGCTCGAGATCCTCTCCTTCGACACCATGTCCACCTACTCCGACGAGACGGATCCGCCCAATGGCGGAGACCTGGAGCCCAGCAGCCGGGACAACGGGGTCGCGTCCTCCTCGTCCGCGTACCGGCCCTACAGCGCGATCAGGACCGGTCCAAGGAGCGGCGATCTGGGCCGGCACGACGAAGCGGATCAGGTTCGGCGAAGCGGGTCGCCGCTGCACAGTCGCGTGAGCGAGCTCCGGCCGGCGTCGCGGAGGACCAGGCGGCCGGCGAGTGCTGACCTCGACGCGCCCAAGGACGGGGGCGGGGAGTTCGACGTGCCGCGGACGAGGTCGGCCTCGTCCTACGGCCGCCGGGCGTCGCCGCTGAGCTCGCAGGAACTGGACGCCGCGATGGCCTTGGCGGGGGATGGACCGGCCGCTGGTGTGGCTGCGAGATCGCCGCTGGCTGACCCGGGGTTCCAGCAGAACCTCCTGCACGCTCTCGAGAACCTCCGGAAGCTCATCGTCGCCGTCGAGGAGCCGCTCAGGCTCGACGCGCCCCGGCTCGCTCCCGGCGTGCCTCCCAAGAGCGCGTCTGGCAGCAACAGCGCCCCTCAGAAAGTCACGCGGCGCGACTCCCGCATCCTGCGCCGCCTCGAGTCGCAGCTCGCCCAGGCATTGCCGGTCACCGACAGCGGCCGGCGCATCGGCAAGCCCACCACCTCCTCGTCATTGTCTTCGTGGatgtcggcgtcggcgtcggcatTGGCACCGGTGTCGGCACCGGCATCGGCATCGAGCAGCCGGCGCGGTGCGTCGGCGAGGCACCTAATCTGCCGCCCGGTGATGGGCGGCACGCCGTTCGTCCTCTGCGACAAGTGCGAGGAGATACTGCTGCTACCGGCCGGCCTATCTGTAGACAAATTCGCCAGGCTGCAGTGCGGCGGCTGCGACGAAATGCTCGAGGTGACGCtgccggcgaggggcggcggctcgaCGACGGACCGGCCGAGGAAGATATTCTCCGCGCCGCAGCCAGCTGGTTTTGGCGCCGACGACGCGGAGGAGCAGAACACGCGTGCAACTGCGAGGAGCCGTTTGAGCGGCGAGCAGCTACGGCAGGGCCCCGACCATGGGCTACTCCACCACGTGCTCGGCTACAGCTCGGTGAGCTCGGTTCTCCGGAGCCGTCGGTACGACGACGAGGACAGCTGAGCAAacatttgccttccgcttctccTGGCGCGTAAAGATGCAATTGAATTGTGGATATTTACAACCATTCTTCATTTTTTTGTTATTGTGTAAGAGATCTGATTCTTTTGGGCGATGAGAAGGATGAGTAGTTTTTCTCTCTTCTTTTTTGGAAGCTAGGATGAATAGTTATTTGATTCATCAAAATACTGCTATTTTAGTGTACATACTACTAAATCAAACTTGAAAAGTTATATGAGATTTGTTTCTATACACGGTGTGGAGATTACAAATTATCCCCTTTTAGGTACTCCCTCTACAAACAAATGCAGAACGTTTTAGAGCAATAAGGGCTAATTCTTTTGGGCGGCTTTAAAAAATAAGTTGTCTCTCTTCAGCTTAAAAAATAGGGAAGTGCTACGTGTCGGCCGGCGGATCTTTTTAAAGATCCACCGTCTCGCGAGCCGTCCGATATAAGATGCTCAACATACTATCCCATTTCGCAACAAGAGTGTTGTTCCAGAAACAACGGTGACTATTGCAACAAAGAGCTTTGTTTCAGGAACATCAGTGACGATTGCAAAAAGAGCTTTATTTCAGAAACATTGATGACGTTGTCAAAAGCATCTCTGTGTATGGTTCCTCTTTGCAACAAGAGCATTGTTTCAGAAACACAGCTTACTATCGCAACAAGAGCTTTGTTAAGAAAACATGCTCTGCTGAAGGAGCACCGTGAGCCGCTGCCGTTGCAGGTCCTTGCTATGACGCTCGCCGTCAACCCCATCGGACCTCGCCGAGACGAGCCCCCGCCGCTCCCGGGCGTCCCCACCTCCGACCCGCGGCTCATCCTCATCGAATCCGACAAGATCCGGCTGGAATCCTCGCCATCGTCGCCTTCCTAGCCGCATGTGTCGCCACCCCTCGCGGCTCCCGGACGTCCCTGCCTCCTGCCCGCGCCCCATCCTCGTCGGATCCGATGAGATTCCCCGCCTCCATAGCCCTCCAGCCGCAAGTCACCGCCGCTGCAAAAAAGGGCCAGGGAGTTGCAAATTCTCCTTTCCGAAACAACTGCTCAGTTGCAGAAACGGTGTGTACACAGAGGTGGGAGTGGGGTTGCTCTCGGCCGTCTGATCAACTGACGATCTGACGGACGGACCGCACGATCCGCTGGTTGAAGGTAAGCTTTTCCCTAAAAAATAAGCCGTCCTCTAAATTCGTTGAGACTTCTAAATTAGTTATCCATAACTAGTTTAGAAGCCTCAATGAATAAGAGACACAGCTGGGAGGAGGCGGCTTATTTCTTAAGTTGCCCGAAGAACTGGCCCTACATAATAccccctctgtaaagaaatataaaagcgTTTGACTGCTTTTGTAACTAAATATATAACAGTCTACTACCTTTGTAACTAAATATAAGACATCTTTGGCTCTGGGGTGCAAATGCTCCTAATGAATAATAAATTCAAAATAAATAGCaaataaaattttaaaattctgatCTTTTTTAGATGTTCTTGCTAGGTAACAAGCGTGCTTGACAATTTTCATGCGAAACGGGATGACGGTGCTTCGTCGGTGAAAAAGACAAAATAAGTGTAACATTTGAAGGTAACATTTGTCGTTCGACTTTGTTTTTTTCACTTATCAAAATACTTAAGCTTTCCTCCAAAAAACTTGCAGGTAGCATTTTGGTGTGACAACGGAcacatttattttttaaaaaatttgaCATTTgcaaaaaacatttttgacaggcaggagtgttggggaacgtagtaatttcaaattttttcctacgcacacgcaagatcatggtgatgcatagcaacgagaggggagagtgttgtccacgtaccctcgtagaccgaaagcggaagcgttagcacaacacggttgatgtagtcatacgtcttcacgatccgaccgatcaagtaccgaacgcacaacacctccgagttcagcacacgttcagcccgatgacgtccctcgaactccgatccagccgagtgttgagggagagtttcgtcagcacgacggcgtggtgacgatgatgatgttctaccgacgcagggcttcgcctaagcaccgctacagtattatcgaggtggactatggtggaggggggcaccacacacggctaaaatatcaaatcaattgttgtgtctctggggtgccccatgcccccgtatataaaggagcaggggggagaggcggccgaccaggaggaggcgcgccaggagtgtggggagtcctactaggtctcccaagtcctagtaggattcccctttcctttccggagtaggagagaaggaaagagggggagagggagaaggaaaagggggctgcaccccttgtccaattcgaagcagagggggggcgcgcgcctccttccttttggcctctctcctctattcccgtatggcccaataaggcccaatacttctcccggtgaattcccgtaactccccggtactccaaaaaatacccgaatcactcggaacctttctgatgtccgaatatagtcgtccaatatatcaatctttacgtctcgaccatttcgagactcctcgtcatgtccccgatctcatccgggactccgaacaaccttcggtacatcaaatcacataactcaaaatacaaatcgtcatcgaactttaagcgtgcggaccctacgggttcgagaactatgtagacatgcccgagacacgtctccggtcaataaccaatagcggaacctggatgcttatattggctcctacatactctacgaagatctttatcggtcaaaccgcataacaacatacgttgttccctttgtcatcggtatgttacttgcccgagattcgatcgtcggtatctcaatacctagttcaatctcgttaccagaaagtctatttactcgttccgtaatacatcatctcgcaactaacttcattagttacaatgcttgcaaggcttatagtgatgtgcattaccgagtgggcccagagatacctctccgataatcggagtgacaaatcctaatctcgaaatacgccaacccaacaagtaccttcggagacacctgtagagcacctttataatcacccagttacgttgtgacgtttggtagcacacaaagtgttcctccggtaaacgggagttgcataatctcatagtcataggaacatgtataagtcatgaagaaagcaatagcaacatactaaacgatcaagtgctaagctaacggaatgggtcaagtcaatcacatcattctcctaatgatgtgatcccgttaatcaaatgacaactcatgtctatggctaggaaacttaaccatctttgattcaatgggctagtcaagtagaggcatactagtgacactctttttgtctatgtattcccacatgtatcaagtttccggttaatacaattctagcatgaataataaatgacataaggaaataaataataacttcattattgcctctagggcatatttccttgagtctcccacttgcactagagtcaataatctagttcacatcgccatgtgatttaacaccaatagttcacatcaccatgtgatttacacccatagttcacatcgtcatgtgaccaacacccaaagggtttactagagtcaataatctagttcacatcgctatgtgattaacacccaaagagtactaaggtgtgatcatgttttgcttgtgagagaagtttagtcaacgggtctgccacattcagagccgtatgtattttgcaaatattctatgtctacaatactctgcacggagctactctagctaattgctcccactttcaatatgtatccagatcgagactcagagtcatccagatcggtgtcaaagcttgcattgacgtaactttttacgacgaactctttatcacctccacaatcgagaaatatttccttattccactaaggataattttgaccgctgttcagtgatctactcctagatcactattgtactcccttgccaaactcagtgtagggtatacaatagatctggtacacagcatggcatactttctagaacctatggatgaggcatagggaatgactttcattctttttctatcttctgccgtggtcgggctttgagtcttactcaaatttcacaccttgtaacacaggcaagaactctttctttgactgttgcattttgaaccacttcaaaatcttgtcaaggtatgtacatattgaaaaaacttatcaagcgtcttgatctatctctatagatcttgatgttcaataggtaagcagcttcaccgaagtctttctttgaaaaactcctttcaaatactcctttatgctttccagaaaattctacattatttccgatcaacaatatgtcattcacatatatttatcagaaatgctgtagtgctcccactcactttcttgtaaatacaggcttctccaaaagtctgtataaaaccatatgctttgatcacactatcaaagcgtttattccaactccgagaggcttgcaccagtccataaatggatcgctggagcttgcacactttgttagctccctttggatcgataaaaccttcaggttgcatcatatacaactcttcttccagaaatccattcaggaatgcagtctttacatccatttgccaaatttcataatcataaaatgcgacaattgctaacatgattcggacggacttaagcatcgctacgggtgagaaggtctcatcgtagtcaatcccttgaacttgtcgaaaacctttcgcaacaagtcgagctttatagacagtaacattaccgtcagcgtctgtcttcttcttgaagatccatttattctcaattgcttgccgatcatcgggcaagtcaaccaaagtccacactttgttctcatacatggatcccatctcagatttcatggccttaagccattttgcggaatctgggctcaccatcgcttcttcatagttcgtaggttcgtcatggtctagtaacatgacctccagaacaggattaccgtaccactctggtgcggatctcactctggttgacctacgaggttcggtagtaacttgatctgaagcttcatgatcatcatcattagcttcctcactaattggtgtaggtgtcacaggaaccggtttctgtgatgaactactttccaataagggagcaggtacagttacctcatcaagttctactttcctcccactcacttctttcgagagaaactccttctctagaaaggatccattcttagcaacgaatatcttgcctttggatctgtgatagaaggtgtacccaactatctcctttgggtatcctatgaagacacatttctccgatttgagtttgagcttatcaggatgaaactttttcttataagcatcacaaccctaaactttaagaaacgacaactttggtttcttgccaaaccacagttcatacggtgtcgtctcaacagatttagatggtgccctttttaatgtgaatccagctgtctctaatgcataaccccaaaactttagtggtaaatcggtaagaaacatcatagattgcactatatccaataaagtacggttatgacgttcggacacaccattatgttgtggtgttccaggtggcacgaatttgtgaaactattccacattgttttaattgaagaccaaactcgtaactcaaatatttgtctccgcgattagatcgtagaaactttattttcttgtcacgatgattttccacttcactctgaaattctttgaactttttaaatgtttcagacttatgtttcatcaagtagatatacccatatcttgctcaaatcatctgtgaaggtcagaaaataacgatacccgccgcgagcct
The Aegilops tauschii subsp. strangulata cultivar AL8/78 chromosome 3, Aet v6.0, whole genome shotgun sequence genome window above contains:
- the LOC109771716 gene encoding uncharacterized protein — encoded protein: MESEQVKRRFGRCPYCRAMIYQDPQAVIYYCSKCRTPIRGKNPEPTDDTEYSLAQLEILSFDTMSTYSDETDPPNGGDLEPSSRDNGVASSSSAYRPYSAIRTGPRSGDLGRHDEADQVRRSGSPLHSRVSELRPASRRTRRPASADLDAPKDGGGEFDVPRTRSASSYGRRASPLSSQELDAAMALAGDGPAAGVAARSPLADPGFQQNLLHALENLRKLIVAVEEPLRLDAPRLAPGVPPKSASGSNSAPQKVTRRDSRILRRLESQLAQALPVTDSGRRIGKPTTSSSLSSWMSASASALAPVSAPASASSSRRGASARHLICRPVMGGTPFVLCDKCEEILLLPAGLSVDKFARLQCGGCDEMLEVTLPARGGGSTTDRPRKIFSAPQPAGFGADDAEEQNTRATARSRLSGEQLRQGPDHGLLHHVLGYSSVSSVLRSRRYDDEDS